Genomic segment of Candidatus Deferrimicrobiaceae bacterium:
TGCCTCGGCCTGACCGCATTGTACCTCCTTCTCGCCGAGCGGCTGTCCCTCCCTTTGCACGGAGTATACGTTCCCTCCCACTGCTTCGTCCGGTACGAGGACGCGGGGGTGCGATTCAACATCGAGACGGGGGAGAAGGGGGCCGATCGGGACGACGACCGGTATCACCATGATTTCGGGTTCAAAGGGGGAGGACCGTACCTGCGATCCCTCGGGCGGAAAGAGATGATCGGGGTGTACCTCAAAAGCCTGGGCGCCTCCTGCTCCCGGAAGGGGATGGAAGATCGGGCGCTTCGCCTCTACCGGGAGGCGGCGGTTTTCTACCCGGGCCTTCCCGACGCCTATTTCAACGCCGGGGTCTCCTTCCAGAAGAAGGGATTGCTCGACGAGGCCATCGGGCAATACCGGCGGGCACTGGAACTCGATCCCGATCTTGCCGTGGCGCGGGACAACCTCGGTGTGGCCCTGGCGAAAAAAGGACGGTACCGGGAGGCCCTTGCGGAAGTGCGCAAGGCGGTGGCCTTGACCCCCCGAAATCCCGTCACCCGGGGGAATCTCGCGGC
This window contains:
- a CDS encoding tetratricopeptide repeat protein: CLGLTALYLLLAERLSLPLHGVYVPSHCFVRYEDAGVRFNIETGEKGADRDDDRYHHDFGFKGGGPYLRSLGRKEMIGVYLKSLGASCSRKGMEDRALRLYREAAVFYPGLPDAYFNAGVSFQKKGLLDEAIGQYRRALELDPDLAVARDNLGVALAKKGRYREALAEVRKAVALTPRNPVTRGNLAATLCASGMVEDGIREYRKVLEIDPDNARALVGLTKAHYTRGEFHEAIVYCDRAIECGWSPDPALLGTLEKYRDPSPASLP